In Trifolium pratense cultivar HEN17-A07 linkage group LG7, ARS_RC_1.1, whole genome shotgun sequence, a genomic segment contains:
- the LOC123897585 gene encoding 60S ribosomal protein L2, mitochondrial gives MALQLLRNRATSSTFNLFFNAIRRFSSAEVSNGIPEEARERMLYSDINSQIGSCMPLSSMRIGTIIHNIELNPGQGGKLVRAAGTNAKILKEPTSQYCLIQLPSGVKKLIDSRCRATVGTVSNPTHGDRKLRKAGHSRWLGRRPVVRGVAMNPVDHPHGGGEGKSKSSGGWGKGSRTPWGKPTKGGFKTGPLKRKK, from the exons ATGGCTTTGCAACTATTGAGAAATCGCGCCACATCGTCGACATTCAATTTGTTCTTTAATGCTATTCGCCGTTTCTCTTCTG CTGAGGTTTCGAACGGAATTCCCGAAGAGGCACGTGAGAGAATGTTGTATTCTGACATAAACTCACAGATTGGTAGTTGCATGCCTCTCTCTTCAATGCGAATTGGAACAATCATTCACAACATTGAGCTGAACCCGGGGCAAGGTGGAAAGCTGGTCCGAGCGGCCGGAACCAATGCAAAGATCTTGAAAGAGCCCACGTCACAGTACTGTTTAATTCAACTCCCCTCTGGTGTTAAAAAGTTGATTGATTCTCGATGCAGGGCCACTGTCGGTACTGTCTCTAATCCAACTCACGGTGATCGTAAGCTTAGGAAGGCTGGCCATAGCAGATGGCTTGGTCGGAGACCGGTTGTTCGGGGTGTGGCTATGAATCCTGTTGATCATCCTCATGGTGGAGGAGAGGGCAAGAGCAAGAGTAGTGGTGGGTGGGGGAAAGGATCCCGCACTCCTTGGGGTAAGCCAACTAAGGGTGGCTTCAAGACTGGACCTCTTAAACGGAAAAAGTAG
- the LOC123897579 gene encoding probable serine/threonine-protein kinase tsuA, translated as MNMCSNSGSTSGCGCGSGGGHGGNGNGNNNGVSMWSSSLKKQQQQQQQQQQKRPRIPKRGPGVAELEKILREQESSIDVTTNDRGINNEGFSVSSSCLFPHFSSSCLKSHQPLPPPPPPPHPSQRLNSINFPPKFDNVMPPSIGSMYGNSNGNTHSLGRNSGGGGGGGSGEHELFPRNLNFSSCKSKPNLNEAADGSQSDSGNSPSSDSNHANWNYPATIQKRNNGYPPQPMINQFHGNGGNQASSGSLSIGLHNHIEPPSIQNNSYYNYPSRSQDENKMVGMKRSHSSTLNNGPIEPSSLNNGLIEPSDFQVIPSFSNLNRPQQSSRNDNHGVSSYNLPTNECYRDARWGSTLELSSKRFNSENGACSGHANFPPFVAPEVPPPPMHLFQNVHPKGNMFPCQAIEDKIESSYQRSESSEQDRKRFFNFLEVKGQEGVTEETSGSNHGGREGGRGGGGGLDLSLKL; from the exons ATGAACATGTGTAGCAATAGCGGTAGTACTAGTGGTTGCGGATGTGGAAGCGGTGGAGGTCATGGTGGTAATGGTAACGGTAATAATAACGGTGTTAGTATGTGGAGTTCGAGTTTGAAGaaacaacagcaacaacaacaacagcaacaacaaaaaCGTCCTAGGATTCCGAAAAGAGGCCCCGGTGTTGCTGAACTCGAGAAGATCTTGAGAGAACAAGAATCATCTATTGATGTGACAACTAATGATAGAGGAATAAATAATGAAGGATTTTCGGTTTCATCTTCGTGTTTATTTCCTCATTTTTCTTCGTCATGTTTGAAATCTCATCAACCGCTaccaccgccaccaccaccGCCACATCCATCGCAACGGTTGAATTCGATTAATTTTCCACCAAAATTTGATAATGTAATGCCACCATCAATTGGATCTATGTATGGTAATAGTAATGGTAATACTCATTCATTAGGAAGGAATAGTGGCGGCGGCGGTGGTGGTGGATCTGGTGAACATGAACTATTTCCAaggaatttgaattttagttcATGTAAGTCTAAGCCAAATCTTAATGAAGCTGCTGATGGAAGCCAATCTGATTCTGGAAATTCTCCATCTAGTGATTCTAATCATGCTAATTGGAATTACCCTGCAACAATTCAAAAGAGAAACAATGGTTATCCACCACAACCTATG ATTAATCAATTTCATGGAAATGGTGGTAATCAAGCTTCTTCAGGATCATTGTCAATTGGATTGCACAATCATATCGAGCCCCCTTCGATCCAAAATAATTCATATTACAACTATCCATCTAGGTCACAGGACGAAAATAAG ATGGTTGGCATGAAGCGATCTCATTCTTCAACTTTGAACAACGGTCCAATTGAACCATCATCTTTGAACAACGGTCTGATTGAACCGTCAGATTTTCAAGTTATTCCAAGTTTTTCTAACCTCAATAGACCACAACAATCATCAAGAAATGACAATCATGGTGTGAGTAGTTACAATCTCCCCACAAATGAGTGTTACag AGATGCCAGATGGGGTAGCACTTTGGAGCTTAGTAGCAAAAGGTTCAATTCTGAGAATGGTGCTTGCTCTGGTCATGCAAATTTCCCACCATTTGTTGCTCCTGAAGTTCCACCACCCCCTATGCATTTGTTTCAAAATGTTCATCCCAAGGGGAATATGTTCCCTTGCCAAGCCATTGAA gatAAAATAGAGAGTTCATACCAACGTTCGGAATCAAGTGAACAAGATCGTAAACGTTTCTTCAACTTCTTAGAAGTGAAGGGCCAAGAAGGGGTGACAGAAGAAACAAGTGGATCAAATCATGGAGGACGTGAAGGAGGAAGAGGAGGAGGTGGTGGCCTTGATCTTAGCTTGAAGCTCTGA
- the LOC123897578 gene encoding probable pre-mRNA-splicing factor ATP-dependent RNA helicase DEAH9, producing MAQFWKPGTEKPDAQVVDDEEGGVLFIPGSNSLSSSSSGYGYASIEKQRQRLPVYKYRNAILYLVETHATTIIVGETGSGKTTQIPQYLIEAGWAAGGRLIACTQPRRLAVQAVSSRVAQEMGVKLGDQVGYTIRFEDVTNQDETVLKFVTDGVLLREMMNDPLLTKYSAIMVDEAHERSISTDILLGLLKKIQRRRPELRLIIASATIEAKSMADFFRPRKKRREPENEENGLKVEPAILSVEGRGFNVQINFAEEPVQDYVQAAVSTVLLIHERESTGDVLVFLTGQDDIDAAVHLFNEEIQTNRKRSSGLVVLPLYSGLPRADQELVFTPTARGKRKVVISTNIAETSLTLEGIVYVVDSGFSKQRFYNPISDIENLVVAPISRASAKQRAGRAGRVRPGKCYRLYTEEYFLNHMSNEGIPEIQRSNLVSCVIQLKALGIDNILGFDWPASPSPEAMIRALEVLYSLGILDDDAKLTSPTGFQVAEIPLDPMISKMIIASSQLGCSEEIITIAAALSVQSIWISARGIQKESDEAKLRFAAAEGDHVTFLNVYKGFHQSRKSSQWCHKNFVNYHAMKKVVEVREQLKRVAQRIGLVLKSCESDMQVVKKAVTAGFFANACRLEPYSHDGMYKTLRGSEEVYIHPSSVLFRVNPKWVIFNSLVSTDRKYMRNVMTIDPSWLLEAAPHFYQLQQPNLLH from the exons ATGGCGCAATTCTGGAAACCAGGGACGGAGAAACCTGATGCTCAGGTTGTAGACGACGAAGAAGGCGGTGTTCTATTCATACCCGGTTCTAActcactttcttcttcttcttctggttATGGCTACGCTAGTATCGAGAAACAACGCCAACGCTTACCTGTCTACAAGTACCGCAACGCCATTCTCTACTTGGTGGAAACTCACGCCACTACCATCATCGTCGGTGAAACCGGTAGCGGTAAAACCACACAAATCCCTCAG TACTTGATAGAGGCGGGTTGGGCAGCCGGTGGAAGACTCATTGCTTGTACTCAACCTCGACGACTCGCTGTTCAG GCTGTTTCTTCTAGAGTTGCTCAAGAGATGGGAGTTAAACTCGGTGATCAAGTTGGATACACTATTAGGTTTGAAGATGTCACTAATCAA GACGAAACGGTTTTAAAATTTGTAACCGATGGGGTGCTCCTGAGGGAGATGATGAATGACCCTCTTTTGACAAAATATAG TGCTATAATGGTGGATGAAGCTCACGAAAGGTCCATTTCAACTGACATCTTACTTGGACTATTGAAAAAG ATCCAACGACGTCGACCAGAGTTGCGATTAATTATTGCATCTGCTACTATTGAAGCAAAATCAATGGCTGACTTCTTTCGCCCAAG AAAAAAACGCCGAGAACCTGAAAATGAGGAGAATGGACTAAAAGTTGAACCTGCAATCTTATCAGTGGAG GGAAGAGGCTTCAATGTACAAATTAATTTTGCTGAGGAACCTGTCCAAGACTATGTTCAGGCTGCTGTTTCAACAGTACTCTTGATCCATGAGCGG GAATCCACTGGAGATGTTCTAGTATTCCTTACTGGTCAAGATGATATTGATGCTGCTGTTCATTTATTCAATGAAGAAATTCAAACTAATAGAAAGCGCTCTTCAG gATTGGTTGTTTTGCCTCTCTATTCAGGACTCCCACGTGCTGATCAA GAATTAGTGTTCACTCCAACTGCTAGAGGAAAGAGGAAAGTAGTAATTTCTACCAATATAGCAGAAACATCACTCACGTTGGAG GGTATTGTCTATGTTGTTGACAGTGGATTCTCAAAACAGCGGTTCTACAATCCG ATCTCTGATATTGAAAATCTGGTTGTGGCTCCAATTTCTAGGGCTTCTGCTAAACAAAGAGCTGGTAGGGCTGGACGAGTTCGACCAGGAAAATGTTACAG GCTATATACAGAAGAATATTTTCTTAACCACATGTCTAACGAGGGAATTCCAGAGATACAGAGATCAAATCTAGTCTCCTGTGTAATCCAG TTAAAAGCTTTGGGGATTGATAATATATTGGGCTTTGACTGGCCAGCATCTCCATCACCTGAAGCAATGATCCGAGCACTGGAAGTTCTCTACTCACTTGGGATCTTGGATGATGATGCCAAGCTTACTTCACCAACTGGATTCCAAGTTGCAGAAATTCCACTT GACCCTATGATCTCCAAAATGATAATAGCTTCCAGCCAACTTGGATGTTCAGAGGAGATAATCACAATTGCTGCGGCTCTTTCCGTTCAA TCTATCTGGATATCAGCGAGAGGGATACAAAAGGAATCAGATGAAGCAAAATTGAGATTTGCCGCTGCCGAG GGTGACCATGTAACATTTCTTAATGTATACAAGGGTTTTCATCAGTCTCGTAAATCGTCACAGTGGTGTCACAAGAACTTTGTTAACTACCATGCCATG AAAAAGGTTGTTGAAGTTAGAGAACAACTCAAAAGAGTTGCACAGAGGATAGGCTTAGTCTTAAAATCTTGCGAAAGTGATATGCAG GTTGTTAAAAAAGCAGTTACTGCTGGCTTTTTTGCTAATGCATGTCGTCTTGAG CCATACAGTCATGATGGGATGTACAAGACGTTAAGAGGGTCAGAAGAAGTATATATTCACCCATCATCAGTGCTATTCAG AGTAAATCCAAAGTGGGTTATTTTCAATTCTCTAGTATCAACTGATCGGAAATATATGCGTAATGTGATGACAATAGATCCTTCATGGCTATTGGAGGCTGCTCCTCACTTCTACCAGCTACAACAACCTAATCTTCTTCATTGA